A part of bacterium genomic DNA contains:
- a CDS encoding PHP domain-containing protein gives KMIIDLHIHTLIGSHCSVIDINELINYAKRIKLDGICITDHDSIDGIWQSKKIGEEQGIKVFGGIEVSTKEGHVLVFSQNIDEIKRDIYVVDLISMVHEKGGVVIPVHPFRRGVPCLGNKIYEISGFDAIEILNGNCTQEMNIIAWLASIKLGLASVGGSDAHTLSQVGKYATMFEANIKSEEELINAIKSGNYQAVKWSV, from the coding sequence AAAAAATGATTATTGATTTGCATATACATACCTTGATTGGTTCGCATTGCAGTGTGATTGATATTAATGAACTTATTAATTACGCTAAAAGGATAAAATTAGATGGTATCTGCATCACCGACCATGATAGTATTGATGGAATATGGCAATCCAAAAAAATAGGAGAGGAACAAGGAATTAAGGTCTTTGGAGGCATAGAGGTTTCGACAAAAGAAGGGCATGTTCTCGTCTTTTCCCAAAACATAGATGAGATAAAAAGAGATATTTATGTAGTCGATTTAATTTCTATGGTGCACGAAAAGGGGGGTGTCGTCATCCCGGTACATCCTTTTAGAAGAGGGGTACCCTGCCTGGGTAATAAGATATATGAAATTTCAGGTTTTGATGCTATAGAAATATTAAATGGTAATTGTACACAAGAGATGAACATAATTGCCTGGTTAGCCAGTATTAAATTAGGACTCGCCAGTGTAGGTGGAAGTGACGCCCATACCTTAAGTCAGGTGGGAAAATATGCAACGATGTTTGAGGCTAATATTAAAAGTGAAGAGGAATTGATTAATGCGATAAAATCAGGTAATTATCAAGCAGTAAAATGGTCAGTGTAG
- the rimI gene encoding ribosomal protein S18-alanine N-acetyltransferase, with protein MEFICNLEFVIWNFAMDSALQYDHICPVKLVEQVKKLKRWNEFVDINGSNTIMIPITISPMKEEDINQVLEIENLSFLNPWSQRLYLSEVRERDDSYFMVAKLDQRIIGYGGFWLVVDEAHLVNIAIHPDFRRQGIGTQIMKYLLNLARQLGAKRATLEVRASNTAALEFYAKFGFIAVALRKEYYADTKEDAVIMWQNELWSLELNA; from the coding sequence ATGGAATTTATTTGTAATTTGGAATTTGTGATTTGGAATTTTGCAATGGACTCCGCTCTCCAGTATGACCATATTTGTCCAGTAAAACTTGTGGAACAGGTTAAGAAATTAAAGAGATGGAATGAATTTGTCGATATTAATGGTAGCAATACTATTATGATTCCTATAACTATTTCACCAATGAAAGAAGAAGACATCAATCAAGTGTTAGAGATAGAAAATCTATCATTCCTTAACCCCTGGAGCCAAAGATTGTATCTGTCGGAAGTCAGGGAAAGAGATGATTCTTACTTTATGGTGGCTAAACTTGACCAGAGAATAATTGGCTATGGCGGATTCTGGCTGGTAGTAGATGAGGCGCATCTGGTGAATATAGCCATCCATCCTGATTTCCGAAGGCAGGGTATCGGAACACAAATAATGAAATATCTGCTTAATTTAGCTCGACAATTAGGGGCTAAAAGAGCAACATTAGAAGTCCGAGCATCTAACACAGCGGCTCTTGAATTTTATGCTAAATTTGGATTCATTGCCGTTGCTTTACGCAAAGAGTATTATGCAGATACCAAAGAAGATGCTGTGATTATGTGGCAAAATGAATTATGGAGTTTGGAATTAAACGCCTGA
- a CDS encoding MFS transporter: protein MSNNSFSHEKGLKLLFRAFRYRNYSLFFAGQSISLIGIWMQGIAMSWLVYRLTNSALLLGLVGFAGQIPTLLFGFIAGVLVDRYSRHHILIVTQILSMIQALMLAFLVLTGNIQIWQIIGLCIFIGLVNVFDMPARQAFTVELVEKKEDLGNAIALNSVSVQVV, encoded by the coding sequence ATGAGTAATAATTCTTTTAGCCATGAAAAGGGATTAAAGTTGCTTTTTCGAGCATTTCGTTATAGAAATTACAGTCTTTTTTTCGCCGGTCAAAGTATCTCCCTGATTGGCATCTGGATGCAGGGAATAGCGATGAGTTGGTTGGTCTATCGCCTAACTAATTCAGCCTTGTTATTGGGATTAGTGGGTTTTGCCGGTCAAATTCCTACCTTGCTTTTTGGTTTTATCGCTGGGGTATTGGTTGACAGATATAGCCGCCATCACATCTTGATAGTAACTCAAATCCTGTCTATGATTCAGGCTTTAATGCTGGCGTTTCTTGTTCTAACAGGAAATATCCAGATTTGGCAGATAATAGGCTTATGTATATTTATTGGTTTGGTCAATGTCTTTGATATGCCCGCCCGACAGGCATTTACAGTTGAATTAGTTGAAAAAAAAGAGGATTTAGGGAATGCCATTGCCTTAAATTCTGTAAGCGTTCAGGTGGTGTAA